From the Pseudomonas monsensis genome, the window AGCGGTCGCGGCTATGGCGGTTTCACTTTTCACGCCAGCCCCGACGTCACGCTTGAAGAAGACCTGATCCGCCGCGACTTGACCATCAATGCGATGGCCGAAGACGATCAGCAGCATCTGACTGATCCGTATCAGGGGCAACGTGATCTCGAGAACCGGATTTTGCGCCACGTTTCCCCGGCGTTTGCCGAAGATCCTCTGCGGGTACTGCGTGTGGCGCGCTTCGCCGCCCGCTATGCCGGACTGGGTTTCACGGTCGCCCCCGAGACACTCGCGTTGATGCGTCAGCTCAGCGATTCCGGCGAACTGCAAGCGTTGACGGCTGAACGCAGCTGGAAAGAAATCTCTCGGGCATTGATGGAAGATCAGCCGCAGGTATTCATCCAGGTGCTGCGCGACTGCGGTGCACTGAAAGTGCTGATGCCGGAAGTTGACGCGCTGTTCGGCGTACCGCAACCCGAGGCTCATCATCCGGAAATCGACAGCGGTGTGCACACCCTAAGCGTGCTGGAGCAATCAGCCCTGCACAAGCAACCGCTGACCGTGCGCTGGGCTTGCCTGCTGCACGATCTCGGTAAAGGCCTGACACCGGAAGACGAGTGGCCTCGGCACATTGCCCATGAGCATAAAGGCCTGCGGCTGATCAAAGCAGTCAACGAGCGCTTCAAGGCGCCGAAGGATTGCCAGGAACTGGCGTTGCTGGTGGGCCAGTATCACACCCACGGCCATCGCGCCCTGGAACTGAAAGCATCGACGCTGCTGGAGCTGCTGCACAGTTTCGATGTGTATCGCCGGCCGCAGCGTT encodes:
- a CDS encoding multifunctional CCA addition/repair protein, with the protein product MQIFKVGGAVRDRLLGIPVTDVDWVVVGATTDEMLALGYRPVGADFPVFLHPKSGEEYALARTERKSGRGYGGFTFHASPDVTLEEDLIRRDLTINAMAEDDQQHLTDPYQGQRDLENRILRHVSPAFAEDPLRVLRVARFAARYAGLGFTVAPETLALMRQLSDSGELQALTAERSWKEISRALMEDQPQVFIQVLRDCGALKVLMPEVDALFGVPQPEAHHPEIDSGVHTLSVLEQSALHKQPLTVRWACLLHDLGKGLTPEDEWPRHIAHEHKGLRLIKAVNERFKAPKDCQELALLVGQYHTHGHRALELKASTLLELLHSFDVYRRPQRFEEFIVACEMDARGRKGLEQRSYPQADYLRGAAKVARGVAVQPLLEKGFKGPELGEALKRERLKALKAYKEAASA